From one Eucalyptus grandis isolate ANBG69807.140 chromosome 9, ASM1654582v1, whole genome shotgun sequence genomic stretch:
- the LOC104419727 gene encoding syntaxin-112 isoform X1: protein MNDLMTESFLNYVELKKQAQKDLEAELDLELGQLDAAEEQNLSQFFHEVDAIESEMEEITNLLLDLQGLNEESKSTYSAKALRGLRDRIDSDLISVLRKAKSVKALLESLDRSNLTNRGLSANFQEGSSVDRTRISVTSGLRTRLKETMNEFQLLRDKIVADHKEDLKRRYFNATGEVAGEEVIEKIISSGGKIELFGGKTKLSLGSPERHEAVRDLQKSLDKLHQVFLDMAVLVEAQGVGLGDIEENVAGANAFVSGGTTNLYYANQMKRKGRHWAKWVWAVMAIILLVCLVSLLAS from the coding sequence ATGAATGATCTCATGACGGAGTCGTTCTTAAATTATGTGGAGTTGAAGAAACAGGCCCAGAAGGACCTCGAAGCCGAGCTCGACCTTGAACTGGGCCAACTTGATGCGGCGGAGGAACAAAACCTCTCGCAGTTCTTCCACGAAGTCGACGCGATCGAGTCCGAAATGGAGGAGATAACCAATCTCTTGCTCGACCTACAAGGCCTAAACGAGGAGTCGAAGTCCACTTACAGTGCGAAAGCCCTTCGCGGCCTCCGGGACCGGATAGACTCGGACCTGATCTCCGTCCTCCGCAAGGCTAAATCCGTGAAGGCGCTGCTCGAGTCCCTGGACCGGTCGAACCTGACGAATCGCGGGCTTTCGGCGAATTTCCAAGAAGGAAGCTCGGTGGACCGGACGAGGATTTCGGTCACAAGCGGCCTGAGGACAAGGCTCAAGGAGACGATGAACGAGTTCCAGCTTCTGAGGGACAAGATCGTGGCTGACCACAAGGAGGATCTCAAGAGGAGGTACTTCAACGCGACCGGGGAGGTCGCGGGCGAGGAGGTGATCGAGAAGATCATCTCATCGGGCGGCAAGATCGAGCTCTTTGGGGGAAAGACCAAGCTGAGCCTGGGCAGCCCGGAGAGGCACGAAGCGGTGAGGGACCTGCAGAAGAGCCTGGACAAGCTCCACCAGGTGTTCCTGGACATGGCGGTCCTCGTGGAGGCGCAGGGTGTGGGGCTGGGCGACATCGAGGAGAACGTGGCCGGCGCGAATGCGTTCGTCAGTGGCGGGACGACGAATCTGTACTACGCGAACCAGATGAAGAGGAAGGGCCGGCATTGGGCAAAGTGGGTCTGGGCCGTGATGGCGATCATTCTGCTGGTGTGCCTAGTTTCCTTGTTGGCTTCttga